The Pseudomonadota bacterium genomic sequence TGGGTATAACAGGAATCAATCGGTTTAGAAACTCCTTGTTGCCGGAGGAAAGTTGTTTATGATTTTATGGGCCCCTCCACCCTCACTTTTGTTCCTTCCTTGCATCATATCAGTTGGTAAGATCTGATTTCGTTATTTTTTTTATTATTTTTATAATGGCATCATCATTTATTTTCTTAATTTTTTGTAGAAATAAGCTTATAATACTTCAACCATGATTGAAGCCTATTATGATAAAAATAGATTTAAATTGTACAAGAACAACTGCATAGAAGCCTTGGAAACAATTCAAGAAGACTCTGTTGACTTGATATTTGCTGATCCACCATATAATCTCTCAAATGGTGGCTTTACATGTCACGCTGGCAGGAGAGTAAGTGTAAATAAAGGAAAATGGGATGAAAGTAGAGGCATGGAGAAAGACTTTGAGTTTCATAAAGAGTGGTTGGCTAGCTGCAAGAAGGTTTTTAAACCTAATTTCTTTTGCGTGTGACTTATTATGAAGCAATATGAAATGGTCATAAATGTTATGACACAAAATGGAGGTTATGCAACATTGGGATTTTTGAATCAAAATATAAATGTGAAAGATTGGAAAACCAAAACCCCATTCGCATCTATTAGAAGAATTGTGCAGGATAGCAAATACTTTTTTAAAATACGGCCTGGGCTTTGGGCATTAAAAAGTCATCAAAAAGAAGTGTTGAAAGAATTTAATATCGAAAGTAAAAAGAAAGCAGACATTGAAAAATTTAATCATACATATTATCAAGGCTTGATAGTTGAAATTGGTAATCTTAAAGGATACAAAACCTATGTCCCTCCTCAAGATAAAAACAAACTTTTTCTGGCCAAGAAGTTATCATATCTGGCGGGATTAGAGCATATATATGAGTTCACTTATGAAGACGTTTTGAGAAAGGCAAAAACAATAGATGTTATATGGTTTAATGATAGAAAATACCCAAATTCATTGTTTGAGGTAGAACATACAACAGACATTTATAAATCTTTACTTAAATTTTATGACCTACAAGATTTTAACACAAAATTTCACATTGTAAGTTCTGTTACAAGAAAAAGAGAATTTGAGCAGAAAATTAATTCTAACGCGTTTCAGTCAATAAAGAACAAAGTCCATTTTGTAGATTATGATTTCATTTCAGATTTGCACACCAAAACATTTGAATTGGCAGTTTTGGGAAGTTTATGATGTGTTATAAGAAAAAAATATTAACCAATGAACTGATTTTATTATTAAAATCTAATAAAAGAAAATTTATCGAAGCTAGTCTAAACGATGGTATTATTAATGCTACTCATTTTATCTGGTTCGGCGGAAAAACGATATATGACATGGGTATCGATAGTAATGAGGTTAAATGGAATATTAACAGTTTTCAGAATTGGTATCAAAGTGCATACTGGAGAATAGACCAAATAGTCGGCTAAAGAAACAAGGAAGTTTAGGAACATCCTTCATTATTTCAATAACTTTTTCATGTAAAATTTCCGCAGCATTTCCGGCTGAAGCCATTATTTGATGCATGACGGGGTGGCAAGGACGAGCACACCGGAAGCACAGGCGAGCGAGGTCACAACTCAAGTTCAGGTCATATAGTTATAAAACAAAATCCGGATAGTTTTCCGGATTCACTATTGAAAATGTGGCGTCCTTGTATTCATTCAGCCATGATTTTGGCTGTTTATATTTTTTTAGTTGAGACCACTTGAACGGAAAGCTTACCATCCCGCTCTTCCAGGAAATCCAGCTCCTGACCATCGTAAGTTCGCCAGAAATAAAACGTGCCATACAGGGACTGATAGGCATATTTTTTCATCCGTTCGACAACGAGAAAGTTTTCCCAGAGCTGCCCTGCATCGTTCCGGCTGTCAAGCAGATTAAACATATTAATAATTGCATTGCGAATCCCGTTATCCAGAAAATAGTATTCTGATAATGTAAATCCACAAATTAAACAAGTTATTTGGAATTACACTCCATAAATTAGTATATTTTCTCTACATTTTCCGCTCAACACTTCGCCAGGCTGGTCCATTTGGATGATGTCAACTTGCCCGTCAGTCCATCAATGCACGTAATGCTTCGTTGGCATGCACGAGGCGCCCCCCGAGGCAATTGACAATGAACCTGTGGAATGCCAGGGCTACCAGAGGCTCATCCTCCTCCAACTTTTGCAGCGCCTCCTCAGACAGCCGGTAAAACACACTCGGCCTGTCTGTTATGACTGACGCGGTGGAGAGCAATCGCAGGTACAGCCCAAGCTCGCCGACAACTGTACCCGGGCCCATCGTTCTCAACCGAACGGCTTTGCCTTTGCCTTTGCCTTCAAGCTGTGCGGTAACCTGACCTGATTCAAGGAAATAGAGTGATTGGGGAGGATCGCCCTGGCGCATAAGATAATAACCTTCGGGTACCTCTTGTCGTTCCAGATACTTCATAACAGACCCGGCTTCTGTGCCGGGAGGCATAAAATCACTCAACTGGTCTTCCAGGCTGAGTCTCTGTCCATCATGAGTTATTTGCCCTTCTATAAGAATCCGGTTCTCACACCATTCCATAGCGCGGTCAAGATCGACAAAGGTGCGGAAGTGCCCGTCCTCTTTTACATCGAATCCGCCCCGTATAAACTGGCCCGTTACAATGGGTATAAGATGAGAAAATATCAGCTTAAAACCTTCAGTCTCCGCGTACTGCTTCATCTTTGTGAAGCTATTCGCCGCAGAGGAATCAACTCCGTTAACAAACCGAAAGTCGAGAAGAATATAACAAATAGATTGCCGTGTCTTGTCCCTGGCACGTTTACGGATTTCTTCGAGCAGATTGTTTGCAGTCCCGAAGAATATGAAACCCTGCAATTTCAGGATATAGATGGACTCGCCCTGTTCTGCAAGCAGATGCCTGTCGTCTGGAGGGCGGTCTACGCTGCTGTAATAATTCGTGCCTGAAAAGGACTGCTTGATCACACTTACGCGGCTGTATCTGACCACAAATATCACAACTGCAACGATGAGTCCGGCAGCTACACCCTCGAGGAAACCAAAAACGCCTATTACAACAAGGATGAAAAGGATAAGCAAACAATCGATTCTGGGTAATTTAAACCAGCTCGCGTAGAGCCACTCGTAAAGAAAGGTCAGGCTTATATACACAAGAACCCCGCCCATTACGGGCATCGGAAAATAAGATAACATTGTACTCCCGAAGAGGAGGGCCAAACCGCATACAGCCGCCGACAAAAGGCCTATTATCCGGCTCTTTACGCCCATTCTGTGGCCGAGCGTAGACAGGCTGAGTGAATGGATGCCGACAATTCCACCAACAAGGCCTGCCAGGACATTTACCAGGCCGGTAGACCGGAGTTCCCTGTTCAGGTCTATCTCTTCGCGTACCACAAGCTCGATGCCGCTTGCATTGAGGAGCAGCGCTATGCAACTGATTATCATAATTGTACCGATTCTGTTGAACTGGCCGAGAATGATGGTCCAGTCAATCTGAGCCCAGGATGATAATGACAACGGTTGTGCCAGCCCCACTTTCTGGAAAGACCCCATAAGCCAGCCATGGTCCCGGGCTACGGCCAACGAGGTATCTGTCACAAGCAGGATTGAGTAAAATAACCCCATGGAGATTAGAAGCCATGCCGGCATGACGATATAATGATTTCGCCAGCGCAGGATCGAAAACAATATGACGGCAAGCAACAATCCCGGCAGCCATTTAACAAGAATGTCGGATTGCAAGAGGGAAAACAAGTCCATTAATGTAAAGGGCTTTCCTGTCATAAAACTGAAAGCCCCTCTCATGAGCAGCAGTCCGGTACCGGCAAGAAAACCTCCTATGACCGGATACGGGATAAACCGAATCAGGTTTCCCGCCTTAAGAAAGCCCAGGGCAAGAAACAAAGCGCCGGTGCTCAGAGAAGTAATAATGATT encodes the following:
- a CDS encoding SulP family inorganic anion transporter, with the translated sequence MSFPCTSESEPLSCSRMVPPACGRNPSFLQKYPAILTAGFISGILTVITSTAFAALIFSGPLSGYVSQGVSFILLGAVIIGIGTALTSSYAGTVVHPSEIPPAILALVASIIATAMTSSGTGDAAFINVVAIIIITSLSTGALFLALGFLKAGNLIRFIPYPVIGGFLAGTGLLLMRGAFSFMTGKPFTLMDLFSLLQSDILVKWLPGLLLAVILFSILRWRNHYIVMPAWLLISMGLFYSILLVTDTSLAVARDHGWLMGSFQKVGLAQPLSLSSWAQIDWTIILGQFNRIGTIMIISCIALLLNASGIELVVREEIDLNRELRSTGLVNVLAGLVGGIVGIHSLSLSTLGHRMGVKSRIIGLLSAAVCGLALLFGSTMLSYFPMPVMGGVLVYISLTFLYEWLYASWFKLPRIDCLLILFILVVIGVFGFLEGVAAGLIVAVVIFVVRYSRVSVIKQSFSGTNYYSSVDRPPDDRHLLAEQGESIYILKLQGFIFFGTANNLLEEIRKRARDKTRQSICYILLDFRFVNGVDSSAANSFTKMKQYAETEGFKLIFSHLIPIVTGQFIRGGFDVKEDGHFRTFVDLDRAMEWCENRILIEGQITHDGQRLSLEDQLSDFMPPGTEAGSVMKYLERQEVPEGYYLMRQGDPPQSLYFLESGQVTAQLEGKGKGKAVRLRTMGPGTVVGELGLYLRLLSTASVITDRPSVFYRLSEEALQKLEEDEPLVALAFHRFIVNCLGGRLVHANEALRALMD
- a CDS encoding DNA methyltransferase, whose translation is MIEAYYDKNRFKLYKNNCIEALETIQEDSVDLIFADPPYNLSNGGFTCHAGRRVSVNKGKWDESRGMEKDFEFHKEWLASCKKVFKPNFFCV
- a CDS encoding DUF4143 domain-containing protein; its protein translation is MFNLLDSRNDAGQLWENFLVVERMKKYAYQSLYGTFYFWRTYDGQELDFLEERDGKLSVQVVSTKKI